In Plasmodium gaboni strain SY75 chromosome 11, whole genome shotgun sequence, the following proteins share a genomic window:
- a CDS encoding putative amino acid transporter, producing MRNKLDLPHNKETLDLKLYLYNICLNFSNTDIYQEYINRLSINSYNNCDYDQIKRSCYISKKDFLKYYNYNFYDNNFELETSNHNDDTSSSYDLNETKELEELSEFAIHKXXXXXXXXXXKKRNRKNKNSLSISYNSNNFLSTIIKKDNSHLFPTLMEQDQNKKFISLSHISHIKNEKSRYHDEYHITSNFIPYYFFMRKNKTICKIYNESKEHSSITCHMDDFFLNCQSIDRMKLKNSGNTQYFYMLHNIEEAQNDPTVEMYYKYLDDLIKKKSNGNVYDDYSLCSMLHDTKNEKIKKNDNIKKNDNIKKNDKTSKYKYIYNNTNIINTSNDSIYETERCSNNIINIGGGNISGNYNIDMEVDTNLDIYNNKKSVINKINERNTFNQINKKDVKRLSSVEMDIYIKRMMLNEKIKTNQERIDSRNKWNALYQFIFSCIGASLSIYFYLDLPLLRTKLDYILTCMIILFCYIFIGLPLLQVELSLGQLSQSSIVNSLCFLKKKLKGIGLLTFIILFYLLMRNMSNSINTMLIVVNSVWRPLPWDMKECEKINNEQNCLSDIKCRWIKWNKRNEHTLFKQQDNIQSKYLLKNGISDNYLSQKEHNDYLNILFMYSKKSESEQNIPHSCVSISIIQIILFFTENISFTWKIISLIVIIILLYFLLKIETMSLNQSLHYILSIVFITVFLQILILYYMLEPKGYSENQNITTKYNSCIFFSKEYFLHINFYLIIKIICLVLFSINCSTGINYIFSSYTNIGDNMIKKSYYIILGSFIVTITYITYYYLCILHIYNNNNSNSNSNSNIISIDDDENILNFIIDYYNIFPINISHIEKEKNRIFSLLLNNVKYHNIPYHIIIYLLVLSKYIPFSNMMCFLYFLSSLLVLLITLTIHIKVIIIILKECRIFRKISKKRFIIYIIILYFFASLLNLFFFTSYISFLLNYNIIYNIYLFIVIFQMISITWVYGSEYTSKKIKHKKIYFYFSIHFFLSIFLIPTLIYPYYYNIYNNTYIFSSILILNIIQFILVHAYFLYSIKLPKKTLKQKISYLYIFNMIMLKRKLNNIFYGKYRKYDTEIYKNKYNNNNNNNIKRNKIYKCHIPQKLTTTWCFLLKYFITTIFIFILISNLLHHVYENNKLYHKLQQNNYMQSDKSKYYLNKINKSYIKYSNDDFYYLRKALDKNEKIEKKKFNEKNNNTQNLLNNNTINEYHKRKDEQNKDNYIYHHIYINTLIYIIVTILFIIFLFLFSFFSYFKHKKFNIFINTPNKLYNINDIQYKKRKPINLLYTRSIFFFEEILPVQYIMPSNIWTHINKHLKTESFNQSLKKDYQNCENIIDKKFLFYDKAQYESYILGLICQGSRLDHFKQKNKNK from the coding sequence ATGAGAAATAAATTAGACCTACCCCATAATAAAGAAACCTTAGATTTAAAATTGtatctatataatatatgtcTAAATTTTTCAAACACTGATATTTATCAAGAGTATATAAACAGACTAAGtattaattcatataataattgtgACTATGATCAGATTAAAAGAAGTTGTTATATTTCCAAAAAggattttttaaaatattataattataatttttatgacAATAATTTTGAATTAGAAACGAGTAACCACAATGATGACACTTCATCTTCTTACGATCTCAATGAAACAAAAGAATTGGAAGAATTAAGTGAATTTGCGATTCATAAANNNNNNNNNNNNNNNNNNNNNNNNNNNNNNAAAAAAAGAAAcagaaaaaataaaaattctttGTCCATTTCTTATAATAGTAACAATTTCTTATCTAcaattattaaaaaagataattcTCATTTGTTTCCTACTTTGATGGAACAAgatcaaaataaaaaatttatatcCTTATCACATATAAGccatataaaaaatgaaaagtCAAGATATCATGATGAATACCATATTACATCAAATTTTATaccatattatttttttatgagaaaaaataaaacaatctgtaaaatatataacgAATCGAAAGAACACTCTTCTATTACTTGTCATATGGAtgatttctttttaaaCTGTCAAAGTATAGATAgaatgaaattaaaaaacTCTGGAAATActcaatatttttatatgttacACAATATAGAGGAAGCACAAAATGACCCAACTGTAGAAatgtattataaatatttagatgatcttataaaaaaaaagagtAATGGTAATGTATATGATGATTATTCGTTGTGTTCAATGTTGCATGATacaaaaaatgaaaaaataaaaaaaaatgataatattaaaaaaaatgataatattaaaaaaaacgATAAAACGagtaaatataaatatatatataataacacaaatataataaatacaagTAATGATTCCATTTATGAAACAGAGAGGtgtagtaataatattattaatattggTGGAGGAAATATATCAGGgaattataatatagatatgGAAGTAGATACCAatttagatatatataataataaaaaaagtgtaataaataaaataaatgaacGGAACACATTtaatcaaataaataaaaaagatgtAAAAAGATTAAGTTCGGTGGaaatggatatatatattaaaagaatgatgttaaatgaaaaaataaaaactaATCAAGAAAGAATTGATAGTAGAAATAAATGGAATGCATTATATcaatttatattttcttgtATAGGAGCATCGttaagtatatatttttatttagaTTTACCATTATTAAGAACAAAATTAgattatattttaacatgtatgataattttattttgttatatatttattggGTTACCATTACTTCAGGTTGAATTATCACTAGGACAATTATCACAAAGTAGTATAGTAAATAGtttatgttttttaaaaaaaaaattgaaagGTATAGGTCTTCTAAcctttataatattattttatttgcTAATGAGAAATATGTCTAATAGTATAAACACCATGTTGATTGTTGTAAATTCTGTGTGGAGACCATTACCTTGGGATATGAAAGAATgtgaaaaaataaataatgaacaAAATTGTTTAAGCGATATAAAATGTAGGTGGATAAAATGGAACAAAAGAAATGAACATACGTTGTTTAAACAGCAAGATAATATACAATCTAAATATCTATTAAAAAATGGTATATCAGATAATTATTTATCACAAAAAGAACACAatgattatttaaatatattatttatgtatagTAAAAAAAGCGAATCTGAACAGAATATTCCACATTCTTGTGTCTCCATATCaattattcaaataataCTTTTCTTTACAGAGAATATATCGTTTACAtggaaaataatatcattaattgttataataatattgttatatttcttattaaaaatagaaaCAATGTCTTTAAATCAAAGTTTACATTATATCCTATCAATCGTTTTCATAACTGTTTTTTTACAAATACTTATATTGTACTATATGTTAGAACCAAAGGGGTATTCagaaaatcaaaatataacaacaaaatataatagttgtatattttttagtAAGGAATATTTTCtacatattaatttttatttaattatcaaaataatttgtCTTGTCTTATTTTCTATTAATTGTTCTACTGgaataaattatattttttcttcatatacaaatataggagataatatgattaagaagtcttattatataatattagGTTCTTTTATAGTAACCATAACgtatataacatattattatttatgtatattacacatatataacaataataatagtaatagtaatagtaatagtaatattattagtattgatgatgatgaaaatatattaaattttattatagactattataatatattccccataaatatttctcatattgaaaaagaaaaaaatagaattttttcattattattaaacaatgtaaaatatcataatataccttatcatattattatataccTTTTAGttttatcaaaatatataccCTTTTCAAATATGATGTgctttttatatttcctATCTTCTTTATTAGTCCTATTAATAACATTAACTATTCATATAAaagttataataatcatattgAAAGAATGTAGAATATTTAGAAAGATTAGtaaaaaaagatttattatatatataataatattatatttttttgcTAGTCTTTTAAATCTATTTTTCTTTACATCATATATTAgttttcttttaaattataacatcatatataatatttatttatttatagtCATTTTTCAAATGATTTCTATAACTTGGGTATATGGTTCAGAATATACAtctaaaaaaattaagcacaaaaaaatatatttttatttttctattcatttttttttatccatatttttaatacCAACGTTGAtatatccatattattataatatatataataacacATATATCTTTTCTTCTATTCTTATATTGAACATAATACAATTTATTTTGGTTCATGcatatttcttatattcTATAAAGTTACCTAAAAAAACATTAAAGCAAAAAATAAgttatttgtatatattcaatatgataatgttaaaaagaaaattaaataatatattctatGGAAAATACAGAAAATATGATAcagaaatatataaaaataaatataataataataataataataatattaaaaggAATAAAATTTACAAATGTCATATTCCTCAAAAACTTACAACAACTTGGtgttttttattaaaatatttcataacaactatttttatatttatactaATATCTAATTTATTACATCATGTgtatgaaaataataaattatatcaCAAATTacaacaaaataattatatgcAAAGTGATAAGTCCAAATATTATCttaacaaaataaataaatcatatataaaatatagtAATGACgatttttattatttaagaaaagcacttgataaaaatgaaaaaatcgaaaaaaagaaattcaatgaaaaaaataataatactcaaaatttattaaataacAATACAATAAATGAATACCATAAAAGGAAGgatgaacaaaataaagaCAACTATATCtatcatcatatatatattaacacgcttatatatattattgtaactattttatttataatatttcttttcttgttttcttttttttcctaTTTTAAACACAAGAaattcaatatatttattaacaCACCAAATAAGctttataatataaatgatatacaatataaaaaaaggaaaccaataaatcttttatatacaagatctatttttttttttgaagaAATATTACCGGTCCAATATATTATGCCTTCAAACATTTGGACCCATATAAACAAACATTTGAAAACAGAAAGTTTTAATCAATCATTAAAAAAGGATTATCAAAATTGTGAAAACATTATAGACaaaaaatttcttttttatgATAAAGCACAATATGAAAGTTATATTTTAGGTCTCATATGTCAAGGATCAAGACTTGACCattttaaacaaaaaaataaaaataaataa
- a CDS encoding putative pre-mRNA-splicing factor 38A, with translation MANRTDASAIKFFGSNPQYLISNIIRSKIYDSPYWKEKCFALTSESIIDQAINLKYVGGTYGGNRKPTRFLCLILKLLQIQPDKDIIYEYIKNEDFVYLRALGIFYLRLIGKSLEIYSHLEPILFDYRKIRMRLQNGTFEKIYMDVFVDNCLILNNFLDVDFPTLTKRQVLEENNLLERKNLEYYKVLLNISSDNELFQNKEDTHNKDKEEGSKNKNEYKQRDMLKRYKKFNKYSSEDDHNYHKKERNYDKDKKHNRMYNNKYNKYDEKEKHHHSDYSSDLDRKKKKKKTHSKYDYKKKKEKRKYSSDSKNSFTSSEYSVQNKKEEHDKKKKKKLFFLKKQKKKENYHSSSQSNDSYDEKKKERKKKMDNSFGDETKKDELSVDRWNEIRKELGMKPLK, from the exons ATGGCTAACCGCACTGATGCCAGTGctataaaattttttggGTCCAATCCACAATACTTAatatcaaatataataagaagtaaaatatatgatagCCCATATTGGAAGGAAAAATGCTTTGCTCTGACat CTGAATCCATTATTGACCAAGCgataaatttaaaatacGTAGGTGGTACCTACGGGGGTAATAGAAAGCCCACACGTTTTTTATGCTTAATCTTAAAACTGTTACAAATTCAACCTgataaagatataatatatgaatatataaaaaatgaagacTTTGTATATTTAAGAGCACTAggtatattttatttaagGTTAATAGGGAAGAGCTTAGAAATATATAGTCATTTAGAACCCATATTATTTGattatagaaaaattaGAATGCGATTACAAAATGGTAcatttgaaaaaatatatatggaCGTATTTGTTGATAATtgtttaattttaaataattttctaGATGTGGATTTTCCAACCTTGACAAAGAGACAAGTGttagaagaaaataatttattagaaagaaaaaatttagAATATTACAAAGTATTATTGAACATTTCTTCAGATAATGAACTGTTTCAGAATAAGGAGGATACACATAATAAAGATAAGGAGGAGGGTAGCAAAAATAAGAATGAATATAAACAAAGGGATATGttaaaaagatataaaaaatttaataaatattcatcAGAAGACGatcataattatcataaaaagGAAAGAAATTATGATAAGGACAAGAAACACAATAGAATGtataacaataaatataataagtATGATGAGAAGGAAAAACATCATCATTCTGATTATAGTAGTGATCTGgatagaaaaaaaaaaaaaaaaaaaacacattcgaaatatgattataaaaaaaaaaaagaaaaacgAAAATACTCATCGGATAGTAAAAATTCTTTTACAAGTTCAGAATATAGTgttcaaaataaaaaggaagaacatgataaaaaaaaaaaaaaaaagttattctttttaaaaaaacaaaaaaaaaaagaaaattatcATTCAAGTTCTCAAAGCAATGATAGttatgatgaaaaaaaaaaagaaaggaaaaaaaaaatggataATTCATTTGGTGATGAAACTAAAAAGGACGAATTGTCTGTTGATAGGTGGAATGAAATTAGGAAGGAGTTGGGTATGAAACCTCTTAAATAA
- a CDS encoding mitochondrial ribosomal protein L2 precursor gives MNGLQFLIRINKNIIRRFSSLYSPNIKKNVPDYIDFETFYPKKEIKPDIMTAFTMAKQQRLEKLLENNPLVLYKGRVIKKLSCPRIKNSGRNNVGKITVRHRGGGHAQRLRFIDFKRSRKDIYSTVLRIEYDPSRSAHIALIQYEDGVLSYILAPLLLRPGDKIIASKYANINPGNSLPLQNIPVGSIIHNIEMRPGAGGQLIRAAGTYATIISKDNEYATIKLKSTEIRKFPLQCWATIGQVSNLERHMRILGKAGVNRWLGKRPVVRGVAMNPSKHPHGGGTSKKHTKRPKCSLWGICRDGYKTRSKKKPLGLIIRRNICGRLQKKYGVKS, from the coding sequence atgAATGGATTGCAATTTTTAATTcgaattaataaaaatattataagaaGATTTTCAAGTTTGTATTCTCCcaatataaagaaaaatgtgCCTGATTATATAGATTTCGAAACATTTTATCctaaaaaagaaataaagCCAGATATTATGACGGCTTTTACTATGGCCAAACAACAACGATTAGAGAAGCTGTTGGAAAATAATCCTTTGGTATTATACAAAGGTAGggttataaaaaaattatcatgtccaagaataaaaaattctGGAAGAAATAATGTAGGAAAAATAACTGTTCGTCATAGAGGTGGAGGACATGCTCAGAGATTAAGATTTATTGATTTTAAAAGATCAAgaaaagatatatatagtaCTGTATTACGAATAGAATATGATCCATCTCGAAGTGCACATATAGCACTGATTCAATATGAAGATGGtgtattatcatatatattagcTCCTTTATTATTAAGGCCTGGAGATAAAATTATAGCAAGCAAGTATGCAAATATTAACCCTGGAAATTCTTTACCATTACAAAATATTCCTGTCGGAAgtattattcataatattgAAATGAGACCAGGAGCAGGGGGACAGTTAATAAGGGCAGCTGGTACATACGCCACAATAATTAGTAAAGACAATGAATATGCAAcaattaaattaaaatcTACTGAGATTAGAAAATTTCCTTTACAATGTTGGGCAACAATTGGACAAGTTTCAAATTTAGAAAGACATATGAGAATTCTAGGAAAAGCAGGGGTTAATAGATGGTTAGGAAAAAGGCCAGTCGTTAGAGGAGTTGCCATGAACCCTTCAAAACATCCGCATGGAGGAGGTACTAGTAAAAAACATACCAAAAGACCAAAATGTTCCTTATGGGGTATATGTAGAGATGGATATAAAACAAGGAGTAAGAAAAAACCTCTTGGATTAATTATAAGGAGAAACATATGTGGCCGTTTACAAAAAAAGTACGGTGTTAAATCgtga
- a CDS encoding aquaglyceroporin, translating to MHKLFYKSYIREFIGEFLGTFVLMFLGEGATANFHTTGLSSDWYKLCLGWGLAVFFGILVSAKLSGAHLNLAVSVGLSSINKFDFKKIPVYFIAQLLGAFVGTSTVYGLYYGFISSSKIPQFAWETSKNEAISLTGAFFNELLLTGILLLVILLVVDENICGKFHILKLSSVVGLIILCIGITFGGNTGFALNPSRDLGARFLSLIAYGKATFTRDNCYFWVPLVAPCVGSVVFCQFYDKVICPLVDLANNEKDGVDL from the coding sequence ATGCATAagttattttataaatcatatattaGGGAATTCATTGGAGAATTTTTAGGAACCTTCGTTTTAATGTTTCTTGGTGAAGGAGCTACAGCAAATTTCCATACAACTGGATTATCTAGCGATTGGTATAAATTATGTTTAGGTTGGGGTTTAGCAGTATTTTTTGGGATATTAGTATCAGCAAAATTGAGTGGTGCACATTTAAATTTAGCTGTTTCAGTAGGTTTATCAtctattaataaatttgaTTTTAAAAAGATACCTGTATATTTCATTGCACAATTATTAGGAGCATTTGTAGGAACATCAACTGTATATGGATTATATTACGGATTTATATCTAGTAGTAAGATTCCTCAATTTGCATGGGAAACTAGTAAAAATGAAGCCATAAGTTTAACTGGTGcattttttaatgaattattattaactGGTATATTATTGCTAGTAATATTATTAGTAGttgatgaaaatatatgtgGAAAATTTCACATATTAAAACTTAGCTCTGTTGTTGgattaattattttatgtattgGTATAACTTTCGGTGGGAATACTGGATTTGCTCTTAACCCTTCAAGAGATTTAGGAGCCAGATTTTTATCCCTAATCGCATATGGAAAAGCTACATTTACAAGAGATAATTGTTATTTTTGGGTGCCTCTTGTAGCTCCATGTGTAGGTAGTGTAGTATTTTGTCAGTTCTATGATAAAGTTATTTGCCCCTTAGTCGATCTTGCAAATAATGAAAAGGATGGTGTAGATTTGTAA
- a CDS encoding glycine cleavage system H protein yields MINLRKVLFPNCVINKRFSNNYFKRVITYYTKTHEYIKIEDGNLKNTKDMTNVKCKIGISNYGTDKLGEIVYVDVAHNINDHVKKGDCIATIESVKSVGDVYTPVSGKIININNKIIDNVNLMNEQSEMDGWIMELEASQINEKEIMNISEYEKMCEEEEQNEEKKIEQNEINCMEEKNKNKIFDINDMKNIENKGAK; encoded by the coding sequence ATGATAAATCTAAGAAAAGTGCTTTTTCCTAACTGTGTTATTAATAAACGTTTTTCGAATAATTATTTCAAAAGGgttataacatattatacaaaaacacatgaatatataaaaattgaGGATGGTAATTTGAAGAACACAAAAGATATGACTAATGTCAAATGTAAAATAGGAATTAGTAATTATGGAACTGATAAACTAGGAGAAATAGTGTACGTGGATGTAGcacataatataaatgatcATGTAAAAAAAGGAGATTGTATAGCAACAATTGAAAGTGTTAAGAGTGTCGGAGATGTATATACTCCTGTAAGTGggaaaattataaatataaataataagatCATAGATAACGTGAATTTAATGAATGAGCAATCAGAAATGGATGGATGGATTATGGAATTAGAAGCAAGTcaaataaatgaaaaagaaattatgaatatttcagaatatgaaaaaatgtgtgaagaagaagaacaaaatgaagaaaagaaaatagagcaaaatgaaattaattgtatggaagaaaaaaataaaaataaaatatttgatataaatgatatgaaaaatattgaaaataagggagcaaaataa
- a CDS encoding hypothetical protein (conserved Plasmodium protein, unknown function), with protein sequence MCCCLCGLLIFALVALIVLLIMNGIIKLN encoded by the coding sequence atgtgtTGCTGTTTATGTGGATTATTAATTTTTGCTTTGGTGGCTCTAATagtattattaattatgaATGGAATTATAAAACTGAATTGA